The nucleotide sequence CACGGCGTTGGCGGAGGCGGGGGGGCGCACCGGCGGCTGCCCGTCGGCGAGCAGGTCGCCGAGGGTGGTCCAGCCGAAGCGCTCACGGCCCCGCACCACCAGCTCGAGGAAGCAGGCGGCGGTGGCCTCGGCGTCGGCGAGGGCGTGGTGCGGCTGGCGGTGGGTGACCCCGAGCTCGGCGCAGAGGCGCTCGAGGCCGATGGTGTCGCGGAGGTCCCAGAGCTTGCCGGCGAGCCGGGAGGTGTCGATGTTGTCGGCGTCGAAGTCCTCGCCGGAGGTGCGTCCGATCAGCCGGGTGTCGAAGGCGTCGGCGCTGTGCTCGATCAGCACCGCCCCGGCGGCGAAGCGGCGGAAGCGGGTGAGCACCAGGTCGGCCGGCGGCGCTCCGGCGAGGCTGGCCCCGGTGATGCCGTGGAGCCGCCGCGCGTAGGGGTTGATCCGGTCGGTGCAGTGCACCAGGGTCTCGAACGAGGAGCTGTGGCCGGTGAGGGTGAAGGTGACCGCGCCCAGCTCCACCAGCCGGTGCGGCGACTGGCCGGTGGTCTCGCAGTCGAGGGAGACGAAGCGGAGCTGGTCGAGCGGGGTGTCGGGACCCGGCCGCAGGTAGACGACACCGTCGTCCGGGTCGTCGAGCGCGGCGAAGGGCTCGCCGTTGGCCGGCCCCAGCCGGCTGACGAAGCACTCACCCACCGGAGCAGCACCGCGGCGCCGACCATAGCGGCGGCGGCGGGTGGCCTGGGAGCCGCCTGCGCCCTCGGTGCCGGGGGTGGCCGGGGTGCCGGGGTCCGATGGCTCGGGTCCCGTGGTCCCCGGATCCCCTTGCAACATGACCGCATCGTACCCCACACCACTTTCGTGGCACGACGCCTCGAACGCGCCAGGGTGCCGGGAGGGCTGCGGCGAGCGCGCGGAGGGCGCGTTGGGGGAGACTCCGTGTCGTCGTGGGTGAGTGCCGCGGCGGCCACCGGACGGCAGGTGAGCGCCTCACCCCCACCTATACTTGGGCTATTAACCCCAATATGGCGACCTTCTCACGGATGCGTCCCGCCTACTATCCGGCCATGCTCGATCTCGCCGATCGCGACGCCCTCCTCGTCGGCGGGGGCGAGGTCGCGGCCCAGAAGGCACGCCCGCTGCTCGACGCCGGGGTGCGGCTGCGCATCGTCGCCCCGGCTCTCACCGCCGCGCTGCGCGCCTCCGTGGACGCCGGCGAGGCGAGCTGGGAGGCCCGCGAGGTGCGGCCCGGCGACGTCGCCGGGGCGGCGGTGGTGGTGTGCGCCACCGACCAGCGCGCGGTCAACCGGGCGGTCTTCGAGGAGGCGAGCGCCGTGGGCATCCCGGTGAACGTCGTCGACGACCCCGAGCTCTGCTCGTTCATCGTCCCCTCGGTGGTGCGCCGCGGACCCCTGCAGGTGGCGATCAGCACCGGCGGCCGCAGCCCGGCGTTCGCCAAGTTCATGCGCCTCCACCTCGAGCGGGCGATCGGGGAGGAGTTCGGGGTCCTCGCCGAGCTCGCCGGCCGGATGCGCGACCGGGCCCGCGCCGCCGGGATCGGCT is from Candidatus Dormiibacterota bacterium and encodes:
- a CDS encoding 3'-5' exonuclease, yielding MGECFVSRLGPANGEPFAALDDPDDGVVYLRPGPDTPLDQLRFVSLDCETTGQSPHRLVELGAVTFTLTGHSSSFETLVHCTDRINPYARRLHGITGASLAGAPPADLVLTRFRRFAAGAVLIEHSADAFDTRLIGRTSGEDFDADNIDTSRLAGKLWDLRDTIGLERLCAELGVTHRQPHHALADAEATAACFLELVVRGRERFGWTTLGDLLADGQPPVRPPASANAVQRRRPRLPAPGPSAPGAVALEAGGDDPAAAARPRRRRGRRRRGRDGIPHVNGNGGGESSAAPPAPAGD
- a CDS encoding NAD(P)-dependent oxidoreductase gives rise to the protein MLDLADRDALLVGGGEVAAQKARPLLDAGVRLRIVAPALTAALRASVDAGEASWEAREVRPGDVAGAAVVVCATDQRAVNRAVFEEASAVGIPVNVVDDPELCSFIVPSVVRRGPLQVAISTGGRSPAFAKFMRLHLERAIGEEFGVLAELAGRMRDRARAAGIGYEARDRIATEALPRLLDLLRAGRRAEAEALADDLSVAGPPP